GCGCACTGACCCACCTGCCCGCCGTCGGCGGGCGCGGTGCCGCAGGAAGTGTGGAGGAAGCAGGCGGCTGATCATCAGGTGCGAGGTGTATCTGTGGGACGGGCGCAGGAGATCGCAGCGGTTGGTGGTTGTCGGCGAGGTCGGGGAGCTCGGTGGACAGCAGCTCGCCGGCGGCGCCGTCGAGGAGCCGGGCCATCTGTGTGGAGCGGGGGAGCATGGTCTGCTCGTAGGCGTGGACGGCTTCGTCGAGGGTGTCGTGGTGAGCGATGGCCAGGGCGAGGTCGCACGCGTCCAGCAGGGCGAGGTTGACGCCGACGCCGAGCGGGGGCATGAGGTGGGCGGCGTCGCCGAGCAGGGTCACTGTGGGGTTGTGCTCCCGGGTGTGCGGGGCGGGGCAGGGCGTAGATCGGGCGGTCGACGTAGGGGCCGTCGTTGTCGGTGATCAGCCGGCGCAGGCGGGGCGACCAG
The nucleotide sequence above comes from Nonomuraea gerenzanensis. Encoded proteins:
- a CDS encoding FAD-dependent oxidoreductase, with the translated sequence MTLLGDAAHLMPPLGVGVNLALLDACDLALAIAHHDTLDEAVHAYEQTMLPRSTQMARLLDGAAGELLSTELPDLADNHQPLRSPAPVPQIHLAPDDQPPASSTLPAAPRPPTAGRWVSAPWRSWCSVHARPCGSSSAEAVLNRYSAHGQDRRPPAGDQADVSGPAVRPPSRRGSRRVVAVAQRRRRSANPGVDVTDDATGPAPARRVPTRAHVGRMRYL